A region of Nitrospinota bacterium DNA encodes the following proteins:
- a CDS encoding cytochrome c3 family protein: MRTSTAVILAVTIVSAVGMFTAFAGAGRTQFLPAPLASAHARFGYGCPLCHEPWRGPTQTMCLKCHARGLYQDSHPSGKLASSAKAQTPPELRGLTCMDCHGEHRPTAPKAYTGPDGLCEKCHEPGQINQDHSRFSGDSCVNPGCHTYHSSMKPDKLAESGNVTLKAITEICPKPAPAKQYAITAEEVVKMRSSRFFKDNLVVAAQYEISAHYGTSATCAKCHAAYLGVVDEKPEITVCAPCHETQVDTYVTGRHGAPDMAVSPVFSDSARMGCGACHDAHNLRLEKAGGEACQTCHKETHAANFEKSGHNRYLTDPVFAEKALKGVNCAGCHMPRLMELNGHTDHNETVSASSKERMALDVCSRCHGLGFSLQSLYDAEVVKSAFTYRPLLSVEGLTYLFELAEKRQNINSMAGGPQTAPVEVSAGN, encoded by the coding sequence ATGAGGACTTCTACCGCGGTTATCCTGGCGGTTACCATTGTGTCCGCCGTGGGGATGTTCACCGCCTTCGCGGGGGCTGGCCGCACACAGTTTCTCCCGGCTCCGCTGGCCTCGGCCCATGCCCGGTTCGGTTATGGATGCCCGCTATGCCACGAACCCTGGCGGGGGCCGACCCAGACTATGTGCCTGAAATGCCATGCCCGGGGGCTTTATCAGGATTCGCACCCTTCCGGGAAACTGGCCAGTTCCGCTAAAGCCCAAACCCCCCCGGAACTTCGCGGATTAACCTGCATGGACTGTCACGGTGAGCATCGCCCCACAGCCCCCAAAGCCTATACCGGCCCCGACGGGCTTTGTGAAAAATGCCACGAGCCCGGCCAGATAAACCAGGATCACTCCCGGTTTTCCGGAGACTCCTGCGTAAATCCCGGTTGCCACACCTATCACTCCAGCATGAAGCCGGACAAGTTGGCGGAAAGCGGCAACGTTACCCTTAAGGCCATAACGGAAATTTGCCCCAAGCCCGCGCCCGCCAAACAATACGCCATCACGGCCGAAGAGGTGGTGAAGATGCGCTCCAGCCGGTTTTTCAAGGATAACCTTGTGGTGGCGGCGCAATACGAGATAAGCGCCCATTATGGCACCTCGGCCACTTGCGCCAAGTGCCATGCGGCCTACTTGGGAGTGGTGGACGAAAAACCGGAGATAACCGTATGCGCCCCCTGCCATGAAACCCAGGTGGACACTTATGTCACCGGCAGACATGGCGCGCCGGACATGGCTGTTTCCCCGGTATTCAGTGATAGCGCACGGATGGGATGCGGCGCCTGTCACGACGCGCACAACCTGCGGCTGGAGAAGGCGGGTGGCGAGGCATGCCAAACCTGCCATAAGGAAACCCATGCGGCCAATTTCGAGAAGTCCGGCCACAACAGGTATTTAACCGACCCCGTGTTCGCTGAAAAAGCGCTAAAGGGTGTAAATTGCGCCGGTTGCCACATGCCAAGGCTCATGGAGCTTAACGGCCACACCGACCATAACGAGACCGTCTCCGCCTCGTCGAAAGAGCGGATGGCGCTGGATGTGTGCTCCCGGTGTCATGGCCTGGGGTTCTCGTTGCAAAGCCTGTACGACGCCGAGGTGGTAAAGTCCGCATTCACCTACAGGCCCCTGCTATCGGTGGAAGGGTTGACATACCTTTTCGAACTGGCGGAAAAGAGGCAAAATATAAATAGTATGGCTGGTGGCCCGCAAACGGCCCCGGTTGAAGTATCCGCTGGAAATTAA
- a CDS encoding type II toxin-antitoxin system HicB family antitoxin: MPRKKNPRTFTVLIEQDEDGYFVATVPSLKSCYTQAKTLEELYPRIREVIALCMEEEKPVQMKFIAVQQMEVVA; the protein is encoded by the coding sequence ATGCCCAGGAAGAAAAACCCACGAACATTTACCGTGCTTATCGAACAGGATGAAGACGGATATTTTGTGGCTACCGTCCCGTCTTTAAAGAGCTGTTACACACAAGCCAAAACCCTTGAAGAGCTTTATCCACGCATAAGGGAAGTGATCGCCTTATGTATGGAGGAGGAAAAACCGGTTCAAATGAAGTTTATAGCGGTGCAACAGATGGAAGTTGTAGCGTAG
- a CDS encoding tetratricopeptide repeat protein, giving the protein MSFLTRHLLRPVALVLTLFALAGCSDRVQELFDDSEKLWLEGRHSEAVSKLRVIVEEYPDSSFTSHSLYKLGEIHYLDLNEPEKAIQFFARAAEREKSGDLALKAHNYMGEIYEQALRNYDLAVMQYKRILTEFKGQVNEEEYLSHIATAYFKKGDYNQAIAEYQAVIAKAPRSEFALDASYQIANSKFIMGEAKTALDLFRKILLENPKSRYEYDVRLGIAICYEEMDQLQKALDEYNDLKKRYPDKLLIDRKLESIQKRLAKKVK; this is encoded by the coding sequence ATGAGTTTCCTGACCCGGCATCTCTTGCGCCCGGTGGCGTTAGTCCTGACGCTTTTCGCCCTGGCCGGCTGTTCAGACAGGGTGCAGGAGCTATTCGACGATTCCGAAAAACTCTGGCTTGAAGGGCGGCATTCCGAGGCGGTTAGCAAGCTGAGGGTAATTGTTGAGGAATACCCCGATTCCTCCTTCACCAGCCACTCCCTTTACAAGCTGGGAGAAATTCATTATCTGGACCTCAACGAGCCGGAGAAAGCCATCCAGTTCTTCGCCAGGGCGGCGGAGCGGGAAAAATCCGGCGATTTGGCCTTGAAGGCCCACAACTACATGGGCGAGATATACGAGCAGGCGTTGAGGAACTACGACCTGGCCGTGATGCAGTACAAACGGATACTTACCGAGTTCAAGGGCCAGGTGAACGAGGAGGAATATTTAAGCCATATCGCCACCGCGTATTTCAAGAAGGGCGATTACAACCAGGCCATAGCCGAGTATCAGGCGGTAATAGCTAAAGCCCCCAGAAGCGAGTTTGCGCTGGACGCCAGCTACCAGATAGCCAACAGCAAATTCATCATGGGGGAAGCCAAGACCGCCCTGGACCTCTTCAGGAAGATCCTGCTGGAAAACCCTAAAAGCCGTTATGAGTATGATGTCCGCCTGGGCATAGCCATCTGTTACGAGGAGATGGACCAACTGCAAAAAGCCCTGGACGAATATAACGACCTGAAGAAACGTTACCCCGACAAACTGCTGATAGACCGGAAATTGGAATCCATACAAAAACGCCTGGCCAAGAAAGTGAAGTAA
- the serS gene encoding serine--tRNA ligase, translating into MLDIRLIRDETAVVEAGLARRGGADYGIGAILALDGERRAILKSNEELLRQRNEMSKQIGALKKSGQDTTLQQAEVRRMGDEIKENEAKLGIIESDIRQKLLVIPNIPHVKTPEGRSEEDNPEIRRWGSMPEFPFTPKSHVELGESLNILDFPRAAKLSGARFALYRGMGARLERALINFMLDLHTGEHGYSEILPPFMVTGETMTGTGQLPKFVDDLFKLEGRDLWLIPTAEVPVTNIYAGEILENESLPVKMVAYTPCFRSEAGSYGKDTTGLIRQHQFNKVELVKIVRPEESDDELEKLTANAEEVLKRLNLPYRVVALCSGDLGFASARTYDIEVWIPSQGKYREISSCSTFTDFQARRMNLKFRRDKKEKAEFCHTLNGSGLAVGRTVVAIMENYQRADGSIEIPPALRPYMGGLDSITASRP; encoded by the coding sequence ATGCTTGACATCAGGCTTATCAGGGATGAAACGGCGGTTGTAGAGGCTGGCCTTGCCCGGCGCGGGGGGGCGGATTATGGCATTGGCGCCATCCTGGCCCTTGACGGGGAGCGGCGCGCAATCCTGAAAAGCAACGAGGAGCTTCTGCGCCAGCGCAACGAGATGAGCAAGCAGATCGGCGCGTTGAAAAAATCGGGCCAGGACACCACCCTCCAGCAGGCTGAAGTCCGCCGGATGGGCGATGAAATAAAAGAGAACGAGGCGAAGCTGGGGATAATCGAGAGCGATATCCGCCAGAAGCTTCTGGTTATCCCCAACATCCCGCACGTAAAAACCCCCGAGGGCAGGTCCGAGGAGGACAATCCTGAAATCCGGCGGTGGGGCTCCATGCCGGAATTTCCATTCACCCCCAAAAGCCATGTGGAACTGGGCGAATCGCTGAACATCCTGGATTTTCCCCGCGCGGCCAAACTTTCCGGCGCCAGGTTCGCCCTTTACCGGGGTATGGGCGCCAGGCTGGAGCGGGCGCTGATAAATTTCATGCTGGACCTGCACACCGGTGAGCATGGTTATAGCGAGATCCTCCCGCCGTTCATGGTGACGGGGGAGACCATGACGGGCACCGGGCAATTGCCCAAGTTCGTGGACGACCTTTTCAAGCTTGAAGGGCGCGACCTGTGGCTTATCCCCACGGCGGAAGTGCCGGTAACGAACATATACGCCGGGGAGATTCTGGAAAACGAATCGCTACCGGTCAAGATGGTGGCTTACACCCCCTGTTTCCGTTCCGAAGCCGGGTCTTACGGAAAAGACACCACAGGGCTTATCCGCCAGCATCAGTTCAATAAAGTGGAGCTGGTTAAAATAGTCCGCCCGGAAGAAAGCGACGATGAACTGGAAAAACTCACCGCCAACGCCGAGGAGGTTTTAAAACGGTTAAACCTGCCTTACCGGGTGGTGGCGCTGTGCTCGGGGGATTTGGGGTTCGCTTCCGCCCGCACTTACGACATAGAGGTGTGGATACCCAGCCAGGGCAAATACAGGGAAATATCCTCCTGCTCCACGTTTACAGATTTCCAGGCCCGGCGAATGAACTTGAAGTTCCGGCGCGACAAAAAAGAAAAAGCGGAGTTTTGCCACACCTTAAACGGCTCCGGCCTGGCGGTGGGACGCACGGTGGTGGCGATTATGGAGAATTACCAGCGGGCGGACGGCTCCATAGAAATACCACCCGCCTTGCGCCCATACATGGGTGGGCTGGATTCCATTACCGCTTCCAGACCGTGA
- a CDS encoding DsrE/DsrF/DrsH-like family protein, with protein sequence MSEKPKRIALIASKGTLDMAYPPLILANTAVALDMEAAIFFTFYGLDIVNRHKYANLKVAPLANPAAPLPVPNIIGVLPGMTMMATAMMNSWMGKANVASIPKMLEDCKTFGVRMIACQMTMDVMGVKKEDLIDGVEVGGAATFLDFAADANISLFI encoded by the coding sequence ATGAGTGAGAAGCCCAAGAGAATAGCTTTGATCGCCTCCAAAGGCACTTTGGATATGGCCTATCCGCCGCTCATTTTGGCCAACACCGCCGTGGCGTTGGATATGGAGGCGGCGATCTTCTTTACCTTCTATGGTCTGGATATTGTCAACCGCCACAAATACGCAAACCTGAAAGTTGCCCCGTTGGCCAACCCGGCGGCGCCACTACCGGTCCCTAACATCATCGGGGTCCTTCCCGGGATGACCATGATGGCCACCGCCATGATGAACAGCTGGATGGGCAAGGCCAATGTGGCCAGCATTCCCAAAATGCTGGAGGACTGCAAGACATTCGGTGTGCGCATGATAGCCTGCCAGATGACCATGGACGTGATGGGCGTTAAAAAGGAAGACTTGATAGACGGCGTTGAGGTGGGTGGCGCGGCCACTTTCCTGGATTTCGCCGCCGACGCCAATATTTCCCTGTTTATCTAA
- the csrA gene encoding carbon storage regulator CsrA, which produces MLVLTRKLGESVTIGDNIKISVIDIKGRQVRLGIEAPPNMTIHREEIYAKIQEENQRAAFIKAVNMEKLAAIFPGNKPGAPGGKAEK; this is translated from the coding sequence ATGCTGGTCCTTACACGCAAACTGGGCGAATCTGTCACCATCGGGGACAATATCAAGATATCGGTCATAGACATAAAGGGCAGGCAGGTTCGCCTTGGGATAGAAGCCCCGCCGAATATGACCATACACCGGGAAGAGATCTACGCGAAAATCCAGGAGGAGAACCAGCGGGCCGCATTCATAAAGGCGGTGAACATGGAGAAGCTGGCCGCCATATTTCCCGGAAACAAACCCGGCGCCCCCGGCGGAAAGGCTGAAAAATGA
- a CDS encoding flagellar assembly protein FliW has product MKIASARLGDVTINPAEIITFPDGIIGFPDFKRYVELPFLESSPLTILQAVDAAELGFFLIDPYLFLADYTLTISDEDLAGMNAQGPDELVIKTIVTIPEDPYDMTANLQGPLIINAKSRLARQIVNNDKNYSTKHRIISSHPEPAPVAG; this is encoded by the coding sequence ATGAAAATCGCATCTGCCAGGCTGGGGGACGTAACCATAAATCCCGCGGAAATAATCACTTTTCCCGATGGTATCATCGGGTTCCCGGATTTCAAGAGATATGTGGAACTGCCGTTTCTGGAAAGCTCTCCTCTTACCATCCTTCAGGCGGTGGACGCCGCGGAACTGGGGTTCTTTTTGATAGACCCGTACCTTTTCCTGGCAGATTATACGCTGACCATATCCGATGAGGACTTGGCCGGTATGAACGCCCAGGGGCCGGACGAACTGGTTATCAAAACCATCGTCACCATCCCCGAGGATCCTTACGACATGACCGCAAACCTCCAGGGGCCGCTGATAATCAACGCTAAATCAAGGCTTGCGCGGCAGATAGTGAATAACGACAAGAATTATTCCACCAAGCACAGGATTATTTCCTCCCATCCGGAGCCTGCGCCCGTAGCGGGCTAA
- a CDS encoding sulfurtransferase TusA family protein yields the protein MTADKTIDCKGLSCPEPILKTKMAINELSSGQVLKMIATDPGSVNDMSAWSKRTGNPIVGSQESGGVYEFFIKKA from the coding sequence ATGACAGCGGACAAAACCATAGACTGCAAGGGCCTCTCCTGCCCGGAACCAATCCTGAAAACTAAGATGGCCATTAACGAGCTGTCATCGGGTCAAGTGCTTAAAATGATCGCTACCGACCCTGGTTCGGTGAACGACATGTCCGCTTGGTCCAAGAGGACTGGCAATCCAATTGTCGGCTCTCAGGAGTCCGGCGGGGTGTACGAGTTCTTTATTAAAAAAGCCTGA
- a CDS encoding carboxypeptidase regulatory-like domain-containing protein: MNACLKILGTVVILGMIVAGCSGGGSSANQGNTISGTISLGGDLSTAKGLTAPATALEDYESVTIQLVDSTGAVVDETTTDSTGTFSFSGVRAGDYTIIVIDRETGLEVTQAQVTVIDGDNVDIDGVITSSDATWSVTYEVNPAVSLQNETQTQIAQNIADASGLTLAEVIAMRQSGMGWGTIAIELGVHPGNLGIGNTHAFDTEFHTGSRPENVGHGNSGDGQGNSDNAGGGNPHY, encoded by the coding sequence ATGAATGCATGTTTGAAGATCCTCGGTACTGTGGTCATTTTGGGGATGATAGTAGCTGGCTGTAGTGGAGGCGGGTCGTCCGCTAACCAAGGCAACACAATTTCGGGAACTATAAGCCTTGGCGGCGACCTATCCACCGCGAAGGGATTGACGGCGCCGGCCACAGCCCTTGAGGACTATGAAAGTGTGACCATCCAGCTTGTCGATTCCACCGGCGCTGTTGTGGACGAGACCACCACCGATTCAACTGGAACCTTCAGCTTCTCCGGTGTGAGGGCTGGTGATTACACCATAATTGTCATCGACAGGGAAACCGGCCTGGAAGTGACCCAGGCGCAGGTTACGGTGATAGATGGCGATAATGTGGATATTGACGGGGTAATAACCTCAAGCGACGCGACATGGTCCGTTACCTATGAAGTAAATCCCGCCGTCTCCCTTCAAAACGAAACGCAAACTCAGATAGCCCAGAACATAGCCGACGCTTCCGGGCTAACGCTGGCCGAGGTTATCGCCATGCGGCAATCCGGAATGGGCTGGGGAACGATTGCCATTGAGCTGGGCGTCCACCCTGGCAATTTGGGAATCGGCAACACCCATGCTTTCGATACGGAGTTCCATACCGGAAGCAGGCCTGAAAACGTTGGCCATGGAAATTCCGGCGATGGCCAGGGCAATTCTGATAACGCCGGAGGAGGAAATCCCCATTATTAA
- a CDS encoding cyclic nucleotide-binding domain-containing protein — protein MDEFSNLEEMAAFLEKAPFFHGAPRKALEDLVIDGDIIHIPADEVIIHEGDYEMTCYVTLSGRFKIEVTDKETGKKRQVRIIGAGEIVGEMSVLTGNPRFAEVSCLDEAVALRIHREEFLRFLDASPEIKERIDGDYRKRTLASALRKLNVFSQVDDDSMNALAEKVKLVTRQKNDVIFASGDEADAFYLIRDGFVKMSRPINVDEQSFFDSRFNKASSTLLEKAGPKEFIMAYLGGGSYFGERALFHKRKRVATATAITRLELVMIEKAEFEELMRRHPLVADKLKALAATRYSDESVVRNAASQDVLTWIESHDILGADTMLILDLNQCVRCLHCIETCADLHEGVTRITHNGIRYKNILIPTSCRHCREPTCMIGCPTGAIQRDVNGEVFHTDACIGCGNCAKRCPFGNISIVKALEGSGEMGPRGQLGRWMKRVFGVVDMEPSDGAERRRAVKCDMCKGFEYMGCQHNCPTGAIKTIVPSEFFAKMAVKMGAHD, from the coding sequence ATGGACGAGTTCAGCAACCTGGAAGAAATGGCGGCCTTCCTTGAGAAAGCCCCGTTCTTTCATGGCGCGCCCCGCAAAGCGCTGGAAGACCTGGTAATAGACGGCGACATAATCCACATCCCCGCCGATGAAGTGATCATCCACGAAGGTGATTACGAGATGACCTGCTATGTCACCTTGAGCGGCCGGTTCAAGATTGAGGTGACAGATAAGGAGACCGGCAAAAAACGGCAGGTGCGAATCATAGGCGCCGGGGAGATAGTGGGGGAGATGTCGGTGCTTACGGGCAACCCCCGGTTCGCGGAAGTGTCATGCCTCGACGAGGCGGTGGCCCTCAGGATCCACCGGGAGGAGTTTCTGCGGTTTCTGGACGCCTCTCCGGAAATAAAGGAACGGATAGACGGGGATTACAGGAAACGCACCCTCGCATCGGCCTTGAGGAAGCTAAACGTTTTCTCACAGGTGGATGACGATTCCATGAACGCCCTGGCCGAGAAAGTGAAGCTTGTGACCCGGCAGAAGAACGATGTTATCTTCGCCAGTGGAGACGAGGCGGACGCGTTTTACCTCATCCGCGACGGATTCGTTAAAATGTCCCGTCCCATAAACGTGGACGAGCAATCCTTTTTCGACTCCCGGTTCAACAAGGCTTCATCCACCCTTTTGGAAAAGGCAGGCCCCAAGGAGTTCATAATGGCCTACCTGGGAGGGGGGTCCTATTTTGGCGAGAGGGCGCTATTCCACAAGCGCAAACGGGTGGCCACGGCCACTGCCATCACACGGCTGGAGCTTGTGATGATAGAAAAGGCGGAGTTCGAGGAGCTGATGCGCCGCCACCCGCTAGTGGCCGACAAGCTGAAAGCCCTGGCCGCCACCCGGTACTCCGATGAGAGCGTTGTGCGCAACGCCGCCAGCCAGGATGTGCTTACCTGGATAGAAAGCCACGACATCCTCGGGGCCGACACCATGTTAATCCTGGATTTGAACCAGTGCGTCCGGTGTCTCCATTGCATCGAGACTTGCGCCGACCTGCACGAGGGTGTGACGCGGATAACCCACAACGGCATCCGCTATAAGAATATTTTGATTCCCACCTCGTGCAGGCATTGCCGGGAACCCACCTGCATGATCGGTTGCCCCACCGGCGCCATCCAGCGGGATGTGAATGGCGAGGTGTTCCATACGGACGCTTGCATAGGTTGCGGCAACTGCGCGAAGCGTTGCCCCTTTGGCAACATAAGCATCGTAAAGGCGTTGGAAGGCTCCGGCGAGATGGGGCCCAGGGGCCAGTTGGGCCGGTGGATGAAAAGAGTGTTCGGAGTGGTGGATATGGAGCCTTCCGATGGCGCCGAGCGGCGCCGTGCGGTGAAGTGCGACATGTGCAAGGGGTTCGAGTATATGGGGTGCCAGCACAATTGCCCCACGGGCGCCATCAAAACCATTGTTCCATCGGAATTCTTCGCCAAAATGGCGGTGAAAATGGGCGCCCATGACTGA
- the gyrA gene encoding DNA gyrase subunit A: MNEINHGIIPVAIEDEMRSSFLEYSMSVIVSRALPDVRDGLKPVHRRILYAMYGMGNLHSRAYKKSARTVGEVIAKYHPHGDVAVYEALVRMAQTFSLRYPLVDGQGNFGSVDGDSPAAMRYTEARLAKISDEILADLDKETVNFAPNYDESESEPLVLPSRIPNLLVNGAGGIAVGMATNIPPHNLREVINGLIHIIDNPGCSVDDLMGHIPGPDFPTAGEIHGSSGIRSAYHTGRGLIIMRAKAHIEPMDKGDREQIIISEIPYQVNKARLIEKMAELVRDKKILGISDLRDESDREGMRIVVELKRDAVGQVVLNQLYKHTQMQETFGVILIALVDGQPKQLNLKDMLHHFVEHRVEIVTRRTLFELKKAREREHILEGYATALDHLDEVIELIRKAASPDEARRQLIERYGLSEIQSKAILELRLQRLTGLERQKIVDELGEIRADIERLVFIRDHEDEKLRIIKAELVEIAQKYGDSRRTQILPMENEVDMEDLIAREDMVVTISSMGYIKRLPVATYRAQKRGGKGVRGISMKEEDDVNDLFIASTHDNILFFTNTGRVFRKKVYEVPESSRTGKGKAVVNLIQLQPEEKVATIFPVADFIPGTYLVTATRQGYIKKTDMEAFSRIHSGGIIATDLEEGDDVIAVTVTSGDKNILLATSQGMSIKFHESDLRPLGRVTRGVRAIRLDEGDTVMGMVAVAPEGEPGSVFTIKEDGYGKRSELERYPIQGRGGKGVIDIKCDAESGRVVGIKLLKDTDDLIIITKDGVVIRINSTDVSLIGRNTKGVRVINIAEGDRVVSLASLASEVEEAEKSDTDAEEPAAMDENGPVAQEEAE, translated from the coding sequence ATGAACGAAATCAACCACGGAATTATACCTGTCGCCATCGAAGACGAGATGAGGAGTTCTTTCCTCGAATACTCGATGAGCGTTATCGTTTCCCGCGCCCTGCCGGATGTGAGGGACGGCCTAAAACCGGTCCACCGGCGCATCCTTTACGCCATGTACGGTATGGGGAACCTGCACAGCAGGGCGTACAAGAAATCGGCCCGAACCGTGGGTGAAGTGATAGCCAAATACCATCCCCACGGCGACGTGGCGGTGTACGAGGCGCTGGTGCGCATGGCCCAGACTTTTTCATTGCGCTACCCATTGGTGGACGGGCAGGGCAACTTTGGCTCCGTGGATGGGGACTCCCCGGCGGCCATGCGTTATACCGAGGCCCGGCTGGCGAAGATATCCGACGAGATTTTGGCCGACCTGGACAAGGAAACGGTAAATTTCGCCCCCAACTACGACGAATCCGAAAGTGAGCCTCTTGTGCTCCCCTCGCGCATTCCCAACCTGTTGGTGAACGGCGCCGGGGGCATTGCCGTGGGCATGGCCACGAACATCCCTCCCCACAACTTGCGGGAAGTTATCAACGGTCTAATACACATTATAGACAATCCCGGCTGTTCGGTGGACGACCTGATGGGGCATATCCCCGGGCCGGATTTCCCCACGGCGGGCGAGATTCACGGCTCGTCGGGCATCCGCTCGGCGTACCACACCGGCCGGGGGCTTATCATAATGCGCGCCAAGGCGCATATAGAGCCGATGGACAAGGGGGACAGGGAGCAGATAATAATCTCCGAAATCCCTTACCAGGTGAACAAGGCCCGGCTCATAGAAAAAATGGCCGAACTGGTGCGCGACAAGAAAATCCTGGGCATTTCGGATTTGCGGGACGAGTCGGACCGGGAGGGCATGCGCATAGTCGTAGAGCTAAAGCGGGACGCCGTGGGGCAGGTGGTGTTAAACCAGCTCTACAAACACACCCAGATGCAGGAAACTTTCGGCGTAATCCTCATAGCCCTGGTGGACGGCCAGCCTAAACAACTGAACCTTAAAGACATGCTCCACCATTTCGTGGAGCACCGGGTGGAGATCGTAACCCGCAGGACCCTTTTCGAACTTAAAAAGGCCCGGGAGCGGGAACATATCCTGGAAGGTTACGCTACGGCGCTGGATCATCTGGACGAGGTTATCGAGCTCATCCGGAAAGCCGCCTCGCCCGATGAGGCCCGGCGCCAGTTGATCGAGCGGTACGGGCTGTCTGAAATCCAGTCCAAGGCCATCCTGGAATTAAGGCTCCAACGCCTTACCGGGCTTGAGCGGCAGAAAATAGTGGACGAGCTGGGGGAAATCCGGGCCGATATCGAGCGGCTTGTGTTCATCCGGGACCATGAGGATGAAAAGCTCCGCATCATAAAGGCGGAGCTTGTGGAGATAGCGCAGAAATACGGCGACAGCAGGCGCACCCAAATCCTCCCCATGGAAAACGAAGTGGACATGGAAGACCTTATAGCCCGCGAGGACATGGTGGTAACCATATCCTCCATGGGTTATATAAAGCGCCTCCCGGTGGCCACATACCGGGCGCAGAAACGGGGCGGGAAAGGGGTTCGCGGCATCAGCATGAAAGAAGAAGATGACGTGAACGACCTGTTCATCGCCTCCACCCACGACAACATCCTGTTCTTCACCAATACCGGCCGGGTGTTCAGGAAGAAGGTTTACGAGGTGCCCGAATCCTCCCGCACGGGCAAAGGGAAGGCGGTGGTGAACCTTATCCAGCTCCAGCCGGAAGAGAAAGTGGCCACAATATTCCCCGTGGCTGATTTCATCCCGGGCACATATCTGGTAACAGCCACCAGGCAAGGCTACATCAAGAAAACGGATATGGAGGCTTTCTCCCGTATCCATTCCGGCGGCATCATCGCCACGGACCTGGAGGAGGGGGACGACGTGATAGCCGTCACCGTCACCAGCGGGGACAAGAACATACTTCTGGCCACAAGCCAGGGAATGTCCATAAAGTTCCACGAAAGCGATTTGCGCCCCTTGGGCCGGGTAACCCGGGGTGTCCGCGCCATACGGCTGGACGAGGGGGACACGGTGATGGGCATGGTGGCCGTGGCCCCGGAGGGGGAGCCCGGCTCGGTGTTCACCATAAAAGAGGACGGGTACGGCAAACGGTCGGAACTGGAGCGTTACCCCATCCAGGGCCGGGGCGGCAAAGGGGTTATAGACATCAAGTGCGACGCCGAATCGGGCCGGGTTGTGGGCATAAAGCTCCTGAAAGACACCGATGACCTGATAATCATCACCAAAGACGGCGTGGTAATCCGCATAAACTCCACCGATGTTTCGCTGATAGGCAGGAACACCAAGGGGGTGAGGGTGATAAACATAGCTGAAGGGGACAGGGTTGTCTCGCTGGCCAGCCTGGCATCCGAGGTGGAGGAGGCGGAGAAATCCGATACGGACGCCGAGGAGCCTGCCGCCATGGATGAGAACGGGCCTGTGGCGCAGGAGGAGGCGGAATGA
- a CDS encoding type II toxin-antitoxin system HicA family toxin, whose product MPMMPVITSKVMTSFLLSKGFALMRQKGSHKFFRHPDGRTATVPEHKGEDLGRGITKKILNDAELNQEDFLKWQNKKK is encoded by the coding sequence ATGCCTATGATGCCAGTCATTACCTCGAAGGTGATGACTTCTTTCCTCCTAAGTAAGGGCTTTGCCCTTATGCGCCAGAAGGGAAGTCATAAATTTTTCCGTCATCCTGATGGACGCACAGCTACAGTTCCCGAACATAAGGGGGAAGACTTGGGCCGGGGAATCACCAAAAAGATTCTCAACGACGCTGAATTGAACCAGGAGGATTTCCTGAAATGGCAAAACAAAAAGAAATGA